One genomic window of Solanum stenotomum isolate F172 chromosome 9, ASM1918654v1, whole genome shotgun sequence includes the following:
- the LOC125877360 gene encoding uncharacterized protein LOC125877360 — protein MVEDVHKVGEVEISEAMEVREMVMQAEVQCSQVEKSPVMMTRLTDVQVESIPVVSEFREVFPTDLVGMPSDRYIDFYIDLEPGTRPISISPYRMDSVELRELKAQIQELRDKGFICTTASPWGAPLQGTSIFSKIDLRSGYHELKISPEDVPKMAFRTRYGHYEFLVVSFGLTNAPVAFMSLMNVGHLRERWRLASIEVRATFIEEIKAKQFEEENLKELRKKTVSGKAQDMVLDAGIDMAPFEAFYGRGGRSPIGWFETRDMKPLGVELVKDAQDKLKSIQAKLLAPQNRQKKYADHKVRDMTFQIGENVLLKVSPMKGMMIFDKKGKLSPRYIGPLEILDCVGPIAYTLALSPNLSGAHLVFHVSMLKRYHGDRDYIIKWDSVLLDKDFQCEEEPIEIFYHDVRKLRTKVIQSVKVQ, from the exons atggtcgaggatGTCCACAAGGTAGGCGAGGTGGAAATCAGCGAGGCCATGGAGGttagggaaatggtaatgcaggcagaGGTACAGTGCAGTCAGGTAGAGAAGTCACCTGTCATGATGACAAGGCTTACT GATGTTCAGgttgagtctattcctgtggtgtcagaatttagagaagtgtttcctacagATTTAGTTGGTATGCCTTCAGATAGATATATAGATTTCTACATTGATTTGGAACCTGGTACCCGCCCCATTTCCATCTCTCCGTATCGCATGGACTCAgtagaattgagagagcttaaggctcaaatccaagaacttcgTGATAAAGGTTTTATCTGTACTACtgcttccccgtggggtgctcct tTGCAAGGTACatcaattttctctaagattgatctaaggtctggttaccatgaGTTAAAGATTAGTCCTGAAGATGTACCCAAGATGGCATTTAgaacccgctatgggcactatgagtttctagttgTGTCATTCGGGTTGACAAATGCGCCTGtagctttcatgagtttgatgaatg ttgggcatctcagagaaAGGTGGCGATTAGCTAGCATTGAGGTAAGGGCcacgttcattgaggagatcaaggccaaacagtttgagGAAGAGAATTTGAaggagcttagaaagaagacagtgtctggtaaggcacaagatATGGTTCTTGACGCGGG CATCGATATGGCGCCATTCGAGGCATTTTATGGGAGGGGaggtagatcacccataggatggtttgagacTAGAGAcatgaaacctttgggggttgaatTAGtaaaggatgctcaagataaactgaagagtattcaagctaaactTTTGGCACCCCAGAATAGACAAAAAAAGTATgcagaccataaggtaagagacatgacatttcagaTTGGTGAGAATGTGCTTCttaaggtgtcacccatgaaagggaTGATGATATTCGataagaagggcaagcttagtcctaGATACATTGGACCATTAGAAATTCTCGACTGTGTAGGACCAATAGCGTATACATTGGCTTTATCTCCTAACCTATCAGGAGctcatctggtatttcatgtgtccatgttgaagagatatcatggtgacagGGACTACATTATAAAATGGGACTCAGTGTTGCTAGACAAAGACTTTCAGTGTGAGGAGGAAccaattgaaattttttatcatGATGTCCGAAAGTTGAGGACCAAAGTGATtcagtccgtgaaagttcaatag